Below is a window of Methylosinus sp. PW1 DNA.
GCCGATTTCGGTGGCGTAGCGCTTGCCCGACGGGCCGAAGAAGAACAGCAGACCGCCGATCTGGCTGTCCGTGTCATAGGCGAGGTCGGAGAGACGCTCGATGTCCCAACGCGCGTCCTGCACCTTGATCTCGATCGTCTTCGTCTCACCCGGCGCGATCGGCGTCGGATCCGTCGACAGACCACGGTCCGCCAGCAGATAGTCGGGGAACTCCGGCTTCGTCGTGAACACGTCGGGGTTCAGGAAGCGGAGACCCGCCGCCGTATACTCGCCGAGCTTCAGCGGCTCGTCCGTCTTGTTCGTGATCTTCACCTGAACCGTCAGCTCGCGGCCCGGCACCTTGTAGACGCCGCCCTTGAGATCCGCCGTCACGACCTTCGTGCCGACGCCCACAGTGCCTTCCTCGGTGATCGGCGTCAGCGGCTTCTGCAAGCCGGCCTGAAGCGGGATCGTGCGCGGGAAGGTGCTGTTGGTGACAGCGTAGCCGATGATCGTCGCCAGGATCGTCACCGCCAGAACGATAGCGCCGACGCGACGGTCGTCGTCACCGATCTGCTCGTCTTCCTTGCCTTCGCTGACGCGCAGGTAGGAAGCGATGATGCCCTTCTTGAAGAACCAGTAGAGGATCCAGGCCGCAGCCGCGATCATCCACGGGAAGTGCCAAGCGTAGATGCGGTCGATGCCGTAGGTCTCGAGGTCCACGGTCGTGCCGTCCAGCAGCGTGACCGGGTCCTTGAAGTCGGCCATGTCGCCCTTGATCTCGATCCACTGGCCGGGTCCGATGATCGGGCCGCCGCCTTCGACGTTGATCTGCGCATGGACGTGCCAGCGGCCGGCGCGGCGCGCCTTCAGCTCGATCGAGAAGGCGTAATCCTTGCCGACCTCGAGCGAAACCGAACGCGGAGCGAACTGCTCGCCGATGAACTGAGCCGTGCGAACCAGAACCGGGCCGGGCTCGCCGGCGTTCAGGAACGACGACTTCGGGTTCGCCACGGCCTGCGGCCAAGCCGAGAACACGTGCACCTTGCCCGAAAGCACCAGCGACTCGTTGACGTTCAGCGAGGTCTTCGACCACTTCACGTCATACCAGTTCAGCGTGCGCATGCGCAGAAACGCCTGCTGCGACTTCTCGCCGTGCGCCGACGCCGGAGCGACGGAGCCCATCGTCGCAGCGACCGCAGCCGCCATGCCCAGGCCGAAGAGCCGAGCGACGCGTCCCGTCGCCAGCACGGCCATTCTCTCCAACAGTTTCATGGAACAACCTCCCAAGTTTCTCTTCGCGGACCGGCCCGTCGGGCCGATCGTCCGCTGTCGTCCTTGCCGGAGCGGCTCTCCCGGACTCTCTTCTAAGGAGCCCTTCGCAGCCGCCCCTCCTCGCGTGAGGGATCGCGATCCGTCGCCTTGCGGCCGATCAGATCTTGGTGATCACCTTCGTGGTGGAGTACCACTTACCGACGAACCACCACAGGAAGTACACGAGCATCGACACGAAGCCCGAGAAGAACGCGGCCACCGGCACGACGTCCTTACCGAAGGTGCGCAGCGTGCCGCGCTCGACCATGCGGATGTATTCCGGCATCGAGGTGCGGACGAAGTGGAGGCCGATCAGATCAGCCAGAGACATCAGCTGACCATGCTGCTCCGTCGCCTGATGGAAGGCGGCGATCGCCGGCCAGTTGTTCGGGTAGAACAGCAGACCCCAGCCCAGGGCGCCGACCACAGCCGTGATCACATAGGAGCCCGACAGCAGCAGGATGATGTCCAGCCACAGGGCCGGAACGACCAGAGCCGACGGGAACACCAGGCTGATCGGGAAGTAGGTCCAGCCCCAGAAGTTCACATAGCGGTTGATCCACTCGCCGATGAGCAGACCCAGAACCGCGAAGGTCGCGCCGAACGGGAGACGGAAGTTCTCCCACAGGAACGCCTGAGCGGCGGCCGCGAAGGTCACGCCCAGGATCGGGATGACCGTCGGCCACATACGACGGTCTTTCCAGTCGACCCAGAAGTCCCAGTCGCCCGCCGTCAGCATGAAGTGAATATGATAGCCGCCCAGCACTGCCAGAAACAGCAGCGTCAGAATCAGCCAATCGGAGGTCTTAACGCATCCCGCCGCTTCCGCGACAGAATGGAAAGGCCCGATAGCCCCCCCGCTCTTCGATGTAGACATCACTCTTCTCCTTGGTGTCTGTCCGCCCGGCGTCTTCGCGCCGGCGTCTCGAGACCTGCCTCCGGCTCTCTCGCGCCGGATTGTCCTTTGAATGCGTCACCCCGGCGGCCACGCTTCCCGCCCGCTCTCCGAAACCCCGTCCGAGCCGCCGACCGGCGGCCGCTCGGACGAAGCCTCACGTTCCGAGAGCATTCGGAAAATTCATTCGCCGGAGGCGGCCGTCCGCCAGAGCGGGCGGCCGAGAGTTCAGGCCGCTATCAGCCGATCAGCGCCGCAACGCCGTCCTTGCCGAGCAGGCGCTTCACGCCGGCCAGGATCTGCAGGACGACGCCGAACACGCCCAGAGCCATCCAGCCGAAGAACACGAAGCCCCAATGCAGCGGAGCGACGAACAGCTCTTCCATGAACCAGAAGGTGTGGCCCCACTCGTTCAGGCCGACGTTCGGGATGATCATGAACGGGCCGATGGCCACGATCAGGAACGCCAGCGAATAGCCGTGCGCGAAGAACGGAATGCGGGTCTTGGCGTAGAAGAACGAGCCGACGCCGAAGATCGAGTAGATCGGGTAGCTGAGATAGAACTCGATGATGTGCGACGGCGTGAAGTCCGTGTCGCGAATCACCGTCATGTGCCAGGTGCCGTCCTGCTCCGTGAAGAAGCTGGCGCCCCAGTAGATGGCCACCGAGTAGACCGTCAGCCACTGCAGCAGCACGACGTGACGGCGAAGCTCCTCACGCGGAGAAACCGCGTCGACATTGCGGTCGCGGGTCTTCCACAGATAGCCGGCGAGGCCGAGACCGGCGACGAGCTCCAGCGGAATTTCCGTCCACAGCATCGTCAGCCAATACGTCTGGAACTCCGGAGCGAACGAGTCGAGGCCCGCGCGCCAGCCGAAGATCTGCTCATAGATGCGGATGAAGAGGTAGAAAACATTGAGGACGGACACGCCGATCCACAGGCCCTTCAAGTCCACGATGGCATCTGAGCCGGCGGCTGCGCCGGCCGATGTCTCTGTCGTTACGCTCATCTCAATTCCTCCTAAGTGCTCCCAGGGATTCTCGAAGCGATCTCGCCGCGTCCCGCCTCCCTGCTCGGCACGCGCCTTCGTCTCCAACGGTTGATTGTCGCAGCCGCGGCCTCGTGCTCGACGAGCCGCTGTCCCGACCTCCCGCTCTCACCGCCCGACGACCCCTCTCAAAAGGACCCGACGACGGCATTCTTCTTCTTTGCTCGGAGACGAATTTTCTCGAAACCGCCGCGCGAAACGAAAGCCCCAGACCCCCCGGCGCCTCCCAGCGCCAAAACATCCAAAACGCCCTCGTTCGGCGAGCCGCAACCATTTCCGTTCCGCTTCGTAATGACAATATCCAATAGGGTAGGTCAAAATAATCTATAGAATGGTATACAGCACGCTATCAGGCAGTTTATGTGGCGCCGCACTTTCGGGCGCTCCCACCCGCGGCATTTGTCGCAGGCGCCCGATGCCTCACTAATAAATCATCTTACTTCAGTTGCTTAAAAATTCCGACAGCGCCCATAGATCAGGCGCCACAGCCTCAGGTAGTCCTCCCCACCTAGGCTGTGACAGAATGACTTGAGCCGCGGCGCGGCGCCGGTCAGCGGGCGGCTCTCGCCGGCTCCGGAGCCACAGTATCCAACGCATTGCGCAGGTCCGCGGCGCCCTTGTCGCGCCCGGTGAGCGGCTCCAATCCGAAGCGCGTCTCGATCGTCGCCAGAATCGCCGCTGTGTCATAGGTCGTGTGATCGACGAATCCCTTTTTCGCGAAGGGCGAAAGGATCAGCGTGGGCACGCGCGTTCCGGGGCCGAAGCGGTCGATTTGCGGCGGCGCGACATGATCCCAGGCGCCGCCATTCTCATCGGCGGTGACGATGACCAGCATGTCCTTCCAATTGGGGCTGCGCCGCAACCGCGCGACGACATCGGCGAGATGCGCGTCGCCGGTCTTCAGATCGGCGTAATTGGGATGCTCGTTGAATTTGCCGACCGGCTTGTAGAACGAGACCGCGGGCAGCGTCCCCGCCTCCGCCGCCGCGAAGAAATCATCGGCGTCCTTCAAATGCTGCTCGCGCGCCGGCGTTCCAGGCGCGAAATTCGCGAAATAGAGGAAGGGCTGGTGATGCGTCTGGAAATATTCCGGCGCCTCGCGCTGGCGGATGCGCCCGGCCCGCATGTCGTTCCAGCCGCCCGCATACCACGCCCATGAGACGCCCTTTTCGGAAAGGCGATCGCCGATCGTCGGCTGCGTCTGCGGCGGCAGGCCTACGCCCGATGGCGCTTCGAGCGGCGAGAGCGGGGTCGGCGGCTGCATCGTGCTGACCACGAAGCCGTCGCTGGTCACCGGCCCGGACTTTTTGTAGCGCGGCGGGCCGACGCGAGCGCTCGTCGGCGAGTCGGCCGCGCGGGCGAGAAGGCCGGTCGCCTCGTCGACCTCGGCGATCAGCGACGGCGGCGCCGAAGGAAAGGTCGGCGCGCAGGCGCAGACGAGGAACATGTGATTGACGAAGGAGCCGCCGAAGAAGCCGTGGAAGAAATGATCGGCGAGCGTGAACTCCTGCGCGAGGCGCCATTGCGCCAGCGAGCGGCCGTCGTAATAGCCCATCACCAGGCCGCCGGCGCTGGAAACGGCGGCGAAACGATCCATCTTCCCGCCATCGATCTGCTCCTTCTCCTGGAAGAAATCATGCGTCAGATCGGGCGTCTTCTCCGCATTGGGCAGAAAAGCGTCAATCGCGAAAGGCGCATTGGGAAGAATGGCGGGAAAGCGGGCGTCGACGCCCTTATCGCCGCGGATCGGCGGCAGCTCGCCGAAAGGCTTGCCGTCGAAATCGACCTGGGCGAAGCGATCCGCGCCTATGCCGAGCCCATCGGCGCCGGGATAGAGGCCGAAGACATTATCGAAGCTGCGGTTTTCCGTGTAGATCACGACGATATGGCCGATGGCGGCGAAAGGGTTCCGCGCCTCCGCGGTCGCGTGGCCGGAAAGGCTAAAGAGCAGCGGCAAGAGCGCCGCTCCGGCGAAAATGCGCGATCGGGTCGAAATTCGTGCGTTTGTCCAAATTGGTGAGAGATCCATGGCGCGGCTCCAGTCGCAATAGCCTCGTCGAAGGCGAGATGGGCGAAGGTAGAATGTCGCGCGCCATAGAAAAAGCCTCCGCGCAGTGATGCGCGGAGGCTCTGGGATGGTCGGCGCGAGAAGCGGCTCAGTGAGCGTGCTTCGCGGCGATCTCCTGCTGCGGCTGAGGCGTCGCATTGGTGCGCCCCGGCAGGACCGGATATTCGACCTTGGGCTGATCGCCGGTCAGCGCGCCGAGAAAGGCGACGATGGCCGAGGTCTCGTCGGGCGCGAGCTCGAGGCCGAGCTGCGTTTTCGCCATGACATTGACGGCCTCCTCCAGCGTCCACACCTGGCCGGTGTGGAAGTAGGGAGCGCGCAGCGCCACATTGCGCAGCGGCGCGACGCGGAAGGAGAAGACGTCCGCCGGGCTCTTGGTGACGTTGAAACGGCCCTTGTCCGCTTCCGGCAGAATGGCCGCAGCGGGCTTCGACACCGCGCCGAATTGCGTGTAATTGCCGCCGCCGACGTTCACGCCGTCGTGGCAGGCGCTACACCCCTTGTCGAGGAAGAGGCGCAGGCCCTTCTTCTGCGTCGCGTCCAGCGCCGCCTCGTCGCCGCCGAGGAATTTGTCGAGGCGCGAATTGGGCGTCACCAGCGTCGATTCGAAGGCCTCGATCGCCTTGGCGAAATTGTCGAAGCTGGCGGCCTTGTTGTCGCCGGGGAAGGCCTTCTGGAAGGAAGCGACATAGCCCGGAATGCTGTTCAGCGTCGCCTCGACATTGGCGGGCGTGTTGTTCATCTCCACGCCGGCCTGCACCGGACCCTTGGCCTGCGCCTTCAGATCCTCGGCGCGGCCGTCCCAGAACTGGGCGGCGTTGAACACGGCGTTGAGAACGGTCGGCGCGCGGCGCGGACCCTTCTGCCAGCCATGGCCGATGGAGGTCGAGCCGGCGTCGACGCCGCCGAGGCTCAGATTATGGCACGAGTTGCAGCTGATGAGCTGGCTCGAGGATATGCGCGGATCGAAGAACAGCTGCTTGCCGAGCTCGATCTTGGCAGGTGTGACATCGTTGTTCTTGACCGCCTTTGTGGCCGCGGCCGGGGTGATCGGCTTGAAAACGGCGTTGGCGTCCGACCGCAGATCGCCGGCGACCGCGGCGAAAGGGACCAGCGCCAGCGCGCTCAGCGCAGCGATGAATGCTCGTGACATTTTCCCAGGGCTCCTCCGATGGGGATCGAGCTTGCGCTGCGAACAGCCGAGGCCCGAACCGTCGCCCGCCTACCACAAGCTGGGCTCACGGGCAAAGGCGATAATGCGCCAAAATGGGAGAAATCATGTAATTGCAACTATAGCTCGACGATTTTGCCGGTCATGTCGAATTGATGACGCCCCCTGGCGCTCAGATAATTTTCTCACAATCGGCAAGGGCAATATTTGTTGCGCCGCACAGCCGATGTTACTGGCGAAGGCCAAGACAAAAAGCGTGCCATTGGCGACAAAAACATGGCTTCGGCCGCATGACGCCTTGCCGAT
It encodes the following:
- the amoB gene encoding bacterial ammonia monooxygenase, subunit AmoB yields the protein MKLLERMAVLATGRVARLFGLGMAAAVAATMGSVAPASAHGEKSQQAFLRMRTLNWYDVKWSKTSLNVNESLVLSGKVHVFSAWPQAVANPKSSFLNAGEPGPVLVRTAQFIGEQFAPRSVSLEVGKDYAFSIELKARRAGRWHVHAQINVEGGGPIIGPGQWIEIKGDMADFKDPVTLLDGTTVDLETYGIDRIYAWHFPWMIAAAAWILYWFFKKGIIASYLRVSEGKEDEQIGDDDRRVGAIVLAVTILATIIGYAVTNSTFPRTIPLQAGLQKPLTPITEEGTVGVGTKVVTADLKGGVYKVPGRELTVQVKITNKTDEPLKLGEYTAAGLRFLNPDVFTTKPEFPDYLLADRGLSTDPTPIAPGETKTIEIKVQDARWDIERLSDLAYDTDSQIGGLLFFFGPSGKRYATEIGGPVIPKFVAGDMP
- the amoA gene encoding bacterial ammonia monooxygenase, subunit AmoA gives rise to the protein MSTSKSGGAIGPFHSVAEAAGCVKTSDWLILTLLFLAVLGGYHIHFMLTAGDWDFWVDWKDRRMWPTVIPILGVTFAAAAQAFLWENFRLPFGATFAVLGLLIGEWINRYVNFWGWTYFPISLVFPSALVVPALWLDIILLLSGSYVITAVVGALGWGLLFYPNNWPAIAAFHQATEQHGQLMSLADLIGLHFVRTSMPEYIRMVERGTLRTFGKDVVPVAAFFSGFVSMLVYFLWWFVGKWYSTTKVITKI
- the acpA gene encoding acid phosphatase, whose translation is MDLSPIWTNARISTRSRIFAGAALLPLLFSLSGHATAEARNPFAAIGHIVVIYTENRSFDNVFGLYPGADGLGIGADRFAQVDFDGKPFGELPPIRGDKGVDARFPAILPNAPFAIDAFLPNAEKTPDLTHDFFQEKEQIDGGKMDRFAAVSSAGGLVMGYYDGRSLAQWRLAQEFTLADHFFHGFFGGSFVNHMFLVCACAPTFPSAPPSLIAEVDEATGLLARAADSPTSARVGPPRYKKSGPVTSDGFVVSTMQPPTPLSPLEAPSGVGLPPQTQPTIGDRLSEKGVSWAWYAGGWNDMRAGRIRQREAPEYFQTHHQPFLYFANFAPGTPAREQHLKDADDFFAAAEAGTLPAVSFYKPVGKFNEHPNYADLKTGDAHLADVVARLRRSPNWKDMLVIVTADENGGAWDHVAPPQIDRFGPGTRVPTLILSPFAKKGFVDHTTYDTAAILATIETRFGLEPLTGRDKGAADLRNALDTVAPEPARAAR
- a CDS encoding cytochrome-c peroxidase: MSRAFIAALSALALVPFAAVAGDLRSDANAVFKPITPAAATKAVKNNDVTPAKIELGKQLFFDPRISSSQLISCNSCHNLSLGGVDAGSTSIGHGWQKGPRRAPTVLNAVFNAAQFWDGRAEDLKAQAKGPVQAGVEMNNTPANVEATLNSIPGYVASFQKAFPGDNKAASFDNFAKAIEAFESTLVTPNSRLDKFLGGDEAALDATQKKGLRLFLDKGCSACHDGVNVGGGNYTQFGAVSKPAAAILPEADKGRFNVTKSPADVFSFRVAPLRNVALRAPYFHTGQVWTLEEAVNVMAKTQLGLELAPDETSAIVAFLGALTGDQPKVEYPVLPGRTNATPQPQQEIAAKHAH
- the amoC gene encoding bacterial ammonia monooxygenase, subunit AmoC, with product MSVTTETSAGAAAGSDAIVDLKGLWIGVSVLNVFYLFIRIYEQIFGWRAGLDSFAPEFQTYWLTMLWTEIPLELVAGLGLAGYLWKTRDRNVDAVSPREELRRHVVLLQWLTVYSVAIYWGASFFTEQDGTWHMTVIRDTDFTPSHIIEFYLSYPIYSIFGVGSFFYAKTRIPFFAHGYSLAFLIVAIGPFMIIPNVGLNEWGHTFWFMEELFVAPLHWGFVFFGWMALGVFGVVLQILAGVKRLLGKDGVAALIG